The Paenibacillus dendritiformis region ATGTCAGCGCTTCATTTTTATATTCTGGCCTTCCTCGTCGGCATGGTTCAAGGGGGCAGCCAGGCCGTGGCCCGCTCCGTCTTCAGCCAGATGGTGCCGCGCAGCCGGGCGTCCGAGTTCTTCGGCTTCCTGAGCCTGTCGAGCAAAGTGTCGGCCTCCATCGGTCCGGCCGTATTCGGGATGGTCGGCCTGTTGACCGGATCCACCCGGTTGGCGATCTTATCGATTCTCGCCTTCTTCATTATCGGTATTCTGCTCCTCGTCTTCGTCGATATCGAGAAGGGGCGCAGAGAGGCGGAACAGGAAGAGAGTCGGTTCACGGGAGGCTCGATCAACTCGCCAGCCCCCGGCGTTCCGGTGAAATGAGGCGGAGCGGGCGGGATCCTTAGTTGAATGGAAGAAAGAGCAGGGCGTCATCCCGCGATTGCGGTATGACGCCCTTGGTGCCGTTCCTGAAGCCAGGCCGCCACGTCCTGCCGGCTTGGCGGTGTGAGGCTGTCAGTCGAATCGGACGACGGAGATTGCTGCTGCCGTATTACTCCCGGTTCGTTCTGACTGCCCGTCTGCGGGAGAACAGCTTCACGATCTCCACGATTGGAATCATGGACAGCGATGCGGCGACGACGATGAGCCACTGCTCGCGGTTCAACGCCACGACACTGAACAGATCGCGCAGGAACGGAAGCGCGATGACGAGCACGATAAGCAGCCCGGACACAATCACGGCGAAATTCAGCTTCCGGTTCGTGAACCATCCGATTTGGAACAGCGACTGCTTGCTGGAACGGACATTGAACGCATGCGTAAGCTGGATCAAACCTAATGTGGCGAAGGCCATCGTAATGGCTACATCCTCGGAATAATGCGTATGTCCCCAGTAGTAGGTGATCAGCGTCAGCAAGGCTTCAAGCAGCCCCTGATAGACGAGGCTGACGCCGATTCCGCCGGCGAAGATGCTGGCCGAGGCTTGGCGCGGCTCCTGCTTCATCAGGTCTTCCTCGGCCCGTTCGAAGCCGAGTGCCAGCGCGGGCAGCGTGTCGGTGACGAGATTGACCCATAAAATATGGATCGGAAAGAGAATTTTCCAGTTCAGCATCGTCGCCACGAACAGGGTGACAACTTCACCGAGATTGGCAGACAGCAAATATTGAATCGTCTTGCGGATGTTGCTGTAGACCTTCCGCCCTTCCTCGACGGCGAGAACGATCGTCGAGAAATTGTCGTCCGCCAGCACCATATCCGAAGCGCCCTTCGCCACATCCGTGCCGGTAATGCCCATTCCGACACCGATATCGGCCGCCTTCAAGGCCGGAGCATCATTCACTCCGTCCCCCGTCATGGCTACGATTCTGCCTTTCTTCTTCCACGCCTTCACGATCCGCACCTTATGCTCAGGCGACACGCGCGCATAGACGGAGTATTGCTCCACCTTCGCTTCGAATTCTGCGTCATCGAGGCGGCTCAGCTCCGCTCCAGTCAGCACGGCGCCTTCCTGGTCGATGATGCCCAACTCCATCGCGATCGCGGCGGCCGTGTCCCCGTGATCGCCCGTAATCATCACCGGACGAATGCCGGCCAGCTTGCAGATGCGCACCGCTTCCTTCACCTCTTCGCGCGGCGGATCGATCATGCCGACGAGGCCGGCGAAGACGAGATCGTTCTCAAGCGCATCTACCGTCAGGCTGTCCGGTACCCGCTCCGCATCCCGGTAGGCGAGCGCCAGCACACGCAGCGCCTTGTCGGCCATCGCTTTATTGGCGGCGGCGATGTTCCGGAGGTGCTCCTCTGTCATCGGCTCAACGCGGCCGTCCCGGAGAATATGGGTGCACCGGGCCGTCAGCACGTCAGGCGCGCCCTTCGTCATGATGCGGCATCGGCTCCCGTCCTCCCCGTTCTCTTCAGCGGGAAGCTGATGAACGGTCGTCATCCGCTTGCGGTCCGAATCGAACGGCAGCTCGGCGATGCGCGGCAAGCGGCGTTCGGCCTCGCGCTTGTCGATGCCGTTCAACAGCGCATAGTCGATCAGCGCCGTCTCGGTCGGATCGCCGATCGCTCCGGCAGTCTGCCCGCCGGCGGCTTCTGCCAGCCGGGCGTCATTGCATAGCACCATTACTTGCATGAGCCGTTCGGCCGCGGGAGTCCGGATCCAATCATCTCCGGATGGGCGGAGGGTGTTCTCGGCGTAGATCTCCTTGACGGTCATCCGGTTCTGCGTCAAGGTTCCCGTCTTGTCCGAGCAGATAATATCCGTGCTGCCGAGCGTCTCCACCGCAGGCAGCTTGCGGATAATCGCTTTGCGTCGGGCCATCGTCTGCACGCCAAGCGCCAAAATAATCGTGACGATGGCAGGCAAGCCTTCCGGAATGGCCGCGACCGCAAGCGAGATGGAGGTGAGCAGCATGTCGAACAGCTCCCTGCCTTCGATAAGCCCGACGGTGAACATAACGAGCGCCACAGCCACGATAATGATGGTGAACGTTTTGCCCAGCTCGTTCAGCTTGCGCTGAAGCGGCGTCACCTCATCCTCTTCCTGCGACAAAAATCCCGCGATCGAACCGACCTCGGTGGCTCCTCCGGTGGCCGTAACGACACCGAGGCCCCGGCCGTAAGAGATTTGGCTCGTCATATACGCCATATTGATGCGATCCCCGATCACGAGATCGGCCTCGTCTAACGGCTCCGTCCTTTTTTCAACCGGGACCGATTCTCCGGTCAAGGCCGCCTCTTCAATCTTCAGCGAGGCGGATTCGATAAGTCGCAGATCGGCAGGCACGACATTGCCGGCCTCCAGCAGGACGATGTCGCCGGGGACAAGCTCTTCGGCCTTGATGTCGCGCGCCTGCCCCTCGCGCATGACGCGGGCATGGGGCGTGGACATCTCCTTCAGGGCGCTCAACGCCTGCTCCGCCTTATACTCCTGAATGACGCCAAGCACGGCGTTCAGGACGACGACAACGAGAATGATGACAGAGTCGGTCCATTCGCCCAACAGGCCGGAGACGATGGCGGCGGCAAGCAGGATGAGAATCATGACGTCTTTGAATTGGGCGAGCAGCTTCGCCAGCAGGGACGGGCCGGCGGCTTCCTGAAGCGCATTGCGCCCATATTGCTGCTGCCGCTGCTCCGCTTCCTGCCCGGTCAGGCCTTCCCGTCGCGAGCCAAGCCGCTGTATAGCCGCTTCGGCGGTCAATGTATGAAAAGCGGCCGGTTGATGTTCTTGTTCCTTCTTCATGTTCCTCAGCTCCTATCAAGGCTAGTGTGAGAGAACATGCGGTAAAATATGTATGCGATCGCCCCTCATCTGCGGGCGGCGTCATCCCATATCGGATCCTCGACGGTAATGGCCCGGTTCCGATCCAGCGGCAGCCCGGTCTCATAGGAGCGGTTGCCGATAGCTGCCGTCAACGCGGCATCGGCCTGGCGCGCGCCGGCGCTGTCGGCGCCCTCCGTCCTGCGGGCGTGCCAATAGTTCTTCACGGCCTCCAAGGCGACGGCCGCATCCGTCCGGGCGGCTTCCCACATCTCCCATACCGTCGTCGCGAAGCGCTCGCCGCTTCCCGTCGGGTCAAGCCATGGACGGCGGGCGAGATTCATTACATCGTAAGGCGGCGTGACCTTGCGGTAGACGAACGGATCGAGGTGCTTGCCGGCGAGACGGAGCTTCATGCCAGTCGGATCATGGAATAGCTTCTGCGCGCGAATCATCGCCCGGTAAGCGGCATTCCACGAAGATGGCGCGACGCCTGCGGCCAGCTTCGGATAATAGGTCCGCGACAGCGCGGACAGATGGCCAATGACATCCGCCGGCAAGGTAGGGCCTGCGTGGATCTCCTTCCATACGGGAATCTTCCACGAGGGGATGCCCCTCTTTTCCCGCAGCACATGCGTATCCATCAACACTTCGAACCGCTGATGATCCCACTTCCGGAATCCGGAGCGGGAGAACACGTACGGGTGCATATTCCGATCCAACACATGATGAAGCAGGAAGCCGAGCGCGTATAAGCGGCTGTCCTCCCCGGCTGTGAGGTCCGGGCTTGCCGCGCGGATCAGACCGGTAAGGAACGGCCCGCAATGCTCATTATGCATTGCGCTTCCCAACTCGTTCATGACGCTCGCAGGCTGCCACGGGAAAAAATGATGGTAAAATAAAAAATCAGGCCCCTGGCAGCCGAGATTGAACAGCCGCCGGCTCCGGTCCTCTTCAATGGAACGGCCAAGGCCCGCCGCGGCGAGCGCCTCCTGGCCGAACAGCAAATGCGTCCACACATTCGGCATCGATATATCTCCTTTGTCAGTTCAGCGTTAAGTTCAAGATGACGCTTTCTAGGCAAAGTTGTCAACCTTTTTGTATAATGGGAACCGTTGATGTATATGCCGGGCCGCAGAAGAAGGATACGGCCTCGCGTGCAAGCTTGGAAAAGGAGACGATGCATATGGGGCGCATCAGGCCCTTTGTCAGTCTGCAGTCGAAAATATTGAGATTTACCGTCTTGCTCGTCTGTATTCCCATTCTGCTCATCGGCCTGTTCTCTTATTGGAAATCATCCGAGATCGTAGAGCAAAAAGTATCGGCGTCCGATCTGAATGCCGTTACCCAGGTCGGGTTGAATATTCAGTTCATGACGGACTATGTGCATGATACATCGCTGTTCCTGATTCAATCGGATGAGGTGCGCCGCTTCCTGCTCAGCGGAACTCAGTCGCAGGACAATATCGCGAAGGAGCAGGCGGTCATGGAACGCTTTTTTCTCCATCTTATCAATATGAAAGATTTCATTCATTCCATCTATTTGCG contains the following coding sequences:
- a CDS encoding calcium-translocating P-type ATPase, SERCA-type, whose amino-acid sequence is MKKEQEHQPAAFHTLTAEAAIQRLGSRREGLTGQEAEQRQQQYGRNALQEAAGPSLLAKLLAQFKDVMILILLAAAIVSGLLGEWTDSVIILVVVVLNAVLGVIQEYKAEQALSALKEMSTPHARVMREGQARDIKAEELVPGDIVLLEAGNVVPADLRLIESASLKIEEAALTGESVPVEKRTEPLDEADLVIGDRINMAYMTSQISYGRGLGVVTATGGATEVGSIAGFLSQEEDEVTPLQRKLNELGKTFTIIIVAVALVMFTVGLIEGRELFDMLLTSISLAVAAIPEGLPAIVTIILALGVQTMARRKAIIRKLPAVETLGSTDIICSDKTGTLTQNRMTVKEIYAENTLRPSGDDWIRTPAAERLMQVMVLCNDARLAEAAGGQTAGAIGDPTETALIDYALLNGIDKREAERRLPRIAELPFDSDRKRMTTVHQLPAEENGEDGSRCRIMTKGAPDVLTARCTHILRDGRVEPMTEEHLRNIAAANKAMADKALRVLALAYRDAERVPDSLTVDALENDLVFAGLVGMIDPPREEVKEAVRICKLAGIRPVMITGDHGDTAAAIAMELGIIDQEGAVLTGAELSRLDDAEFEAKVEQYSVYARVSPEHKVRIVKAWKKKGRIVAMTGDGVNDAPALKAADIGVGMGITGTDVAKGASDMVLADDNFSTIVLAVEEGRKVYSNIRKTIQYLLSANLGEVVTLFVATMLNWKILFPIHILWVNLVTDTLPALALGFERAEEDLMKQEPRQASASIFAGGIGVSLVYQGLLEALLTLITYYWGHTHYSEDVAITMAFATLGLIQLTHAFNVRSSKQSLFQIGWFTNRKLNFAVIVSGLLIVLVIALPFLRDLFSVVALNREQWLIVVAASLSMIPIVEIVKLFSRRRAVRTNRE
- a CDS encoding zinc dependent phospholipase C family protein, producing MPNVWTHLLFGQEALAAAGLGRSIEEDRSRRLFNLGCQGPDFLFYHHFFPWQPASVMNELGSAMHNEHCGPFLTGLIRAASPDLTAGEDSRLYALGFLLHHVLDRNMHPYVFSRSGFRKWDHQRFEVLMDTHVLREKRGIPSWKIPVWKEIHAGPTLPADVIGHLSALSRTYYPKLAAGVAPSSWNAAYRAMIRAQKLFHDPTGMKLRLAGKHLDPFVYRKVTPPYDVMNLARRPWLDPTGSGERFATTVWEMWEAARTDAAVALEAVKNYWHARRTEGADSAGARQADAALTAAIGNRSYETGLPLDRNRAITVEDPIWDDAARR